GTTCACGACCTGGAACTCGACACGGAACGGGTTCTTGAAACCCTTCAGCTTCGGCAGACGCATGTGAAGGGGCATCTGGCCACCCTCGAAGCGCTGCGGAACCTGGTAACGGGCCTTCGTACCCTTGGTACCACGACCAGCGGTCTTACCCTTGGAGCCCTCACCACGACCAACACGGGTCTTGGCGGTCTTGGCACCCGGGGCGGGACGCAGGTTGTGGATCTTCAGCGGGTTCTGCTCCGCCATCTCAGTCCACCTCCTCGACCGTGACGAGGTGGCGGACGGTGTGGGCCATCCCGCGGATCTCGGGACGGTCCTCCTTCACGACCACGTCGTGCATGCGCTTGAGACCAAGCGAACGCAGGGTGTCACGGTGGTTCTGCTTGCTACCGATGTAGGACTTGACCTGGGTGATCTTCAGGCGAGCCATTACGCAGCCCCCTGCCCAGCGGCCCGGGCGCGCAGCAGCGCAGCCGGGGCGACGTCCTCCAGCGGCAGACCACGACGGGCGGCGATCTCCTCGGGGCGCGAAAGGCCCTTCAGCGCGGCCACCGTCGCGTGGACGATGTTGATCGCGTTGTCGGAGCCCAGGGACTTCGACAGGATGTCGTGCACGCCGGCGCACTCGAGCACGGCACGCACCGGACCACCGGCGATGACGCCGGTACCCGGGGAAGCCGGCTTGAGCAGGACGACGCCCGCGGCCTTCTCGCCCTGGATGGGGTGAGGGATGGTGCCCTGGATACGGGGGACCTTGAAGAAGTGCTTCTTGGCCTCCTCCACACCCTTGGCGATGGCGGCCGGCACCTCCTTGGCCTTGCCGTAACCGACACCCACGGTGCCGTCACCGTCGCCCACCACGACCAGCGCGGTGAAGCTGAAACGACGACCACCCTTGACAACCTTGGCGACACGGTTGATCGCTACGACGCGCTCGACGTAAGCGGTCTTCTCGACGACGGCGCCGCCGTCACGACCATCACGCTTACGGTCCCGCCGCTCGCCACCGCCGGTGCCGCCGCCGGCGCCGCTACCGCGGCGCTGGGGTCCAGCCATTGGATTTACCTCTCTCGTTTACGTCCGTCAGCCTGTGGCGGGCGGGTCAGAAGTCCAGACCGGCCTCACGGGCGGCGTCCGCCAGAGCCGCAATGCGGCCGGCGTACTGGTTGCCCGCGCGGTCGAACACGACCTGCTCGATGCCGGCAGCCTTGGCGCGCTCGGCGACCAGGGCTCCGACCTTCTTCGCCTGCTCGGTCTTGTCAGCCTCGTTGCCCTTGATGGACACGTCGAGGGTGGACGCCGAAGCCAGCGTGTGGCCCGCGAGGTCGTCGATCACCTGCGCCACGATGTGGCGGTTGGACCGGGAGACCACGAGGCGCGGACGAACCGGAGTACCGGAGACGCGCTTGCGGACGCGGATGGCGCGGCGCTTACGGGCGGCGGCCTTGTAGCCGTTGCCCTTGCCGATCTTCACACCGACAGTCATGGGTTACTTACCACTCTTTCCGACCTTGCGGCGGATGACCTCGCCCGCGTACTTGACGCCCTTGGCCTTGTACGGGTCGGGCTTACGCAGCTTGCGGATCTTCGCGGCGACCTCGCCGACCTTCTGCTTGTCG
This genomic interval from Streptacidiphilus rugosus AM-16 contains the following:
- the rplO gene encoding 50S ribosomal protein L15, which produces MAEQNPLKIHNLRPAPGAKTAKTRVGRGEGSKGKTAGRGTKGTKARYQVPQRFEGGQMPLHMRLPKLKGFKNPFRVEFQVVNLDKLAALYPQGGEVTVEDLVAKGAVRKNSLVKVLGTGEISVALQVSVDAVSGSAAEKITAAGGTVTELI
- the rpmD gene encoding 50S ribosomal protein L30 → MARLKITQVKSYIGSKQNHRDTLRSLGLKRMHDVVVKEDRPEIRGMAHTVRHLVTVEEVD
- the rpsE gene encoding 30S ribosomal protein S5, coding for MAGPQRRGSGAGGGTGGGERRDRKRDGRDGGAVVEKTAYVERVVAINRVAKVVKGGRRFSFTALVVVGDGDGTVGVGYGKAKEVPAAIAKGVEEAKKHFFKVPRIQGTIPHPIQGEKAAGVVLLKPASPGTGVIAGGPVRAVLECAGVHDILSKSLGSDNAINIVHATVAALKGLSRPEEIAARRGLPLEDVAPAALLRARAAGQGAA
- the rplR gene encoding 50S ribosomal protein L18; translation: MTVGVKIGKGNGYKAAARKRRAIRVRKRVSGTPVRPRLVVSRSNRHIVAQVIDDLAGHTLASASTLDVSIKGNEADKTEQAKKVGALVAERAKAAGIEQVVFDRAGNQYAGRIAALADAAREAGLDF